One Candidatus Eisenbacteria bacterium genomic window carries:
- a CDS encoding sulfite oxidase-like oxidoreductase, with the protein MNSERHPADIVSSPRQEPRLPPGQIVTEKWPVLHHGSVPVIDLARWDLRVDGLVERPRRWTWDEFQLLPRVQVHSDIHCVTRWSRYDNTWEGVSFRELTSQAAPKLEARFAILHAEAGFTTNLPLSELLQDDVLLADRHDGQPLAPEHGWPLRLVVPRRYFWKSAKWIRRIELVARDEPGFWERNGYHNEADPWREERFSDW; encoded by the coding sequence ATGAACTCCGAACGACATCCGGCCGATATCGTCAGCAGTCCACGGCAGGAGCCCCGGCTCCCGCCGGGTCAGATCGTGACGGAGAAGTGGCCCGTGTTGCACCACGGCTCGGTCCCCGTCATCGACCTCGCCCGCTGGGATCTGAGGGTGGACGGCCTCGTCGAGCGCCCACGGCGCTGGACGTGGGACGAGTTCCAACTCCTGCCGCGGGTCCAGGTGCACTCGGACATCCACTGCGTGACGCGGTGGAGCCGCTACGACAACACTTGGGAAGGCGTGTCGTTCCGCGAGCTGACGTCGCAGGCCGCCCCGAAGCTCGAGGCGCGCTTCGCGATCCTGCACGCGGAAGCCGGCTTCACGACCAACCTGCCGCTTTCGGAGCTTCTCCAGGATGACGTCCTGCTCGCCGACCGCCACGATGGCCAACCGCTCGCGCCCGAGCACGGCTGGCCGCTGCGTCTGGTCGTGCCCCGGCGCTACTTCTGGAAGAGCGCGAAGTGGATCCGCCGGATCGAGCTGGTGGCCCGCGACGAGCCCGGTTTCTGGGAGCGCAACGGCTACCACAACGAAGCGGACCCGTGGCGCGAGGAGCGCTTCTCGGACTGGTGA
- a CDS encoding peptide chain release factor-like protein, translating into MALPEHLLRLLAQCDVEAYRSSGPGGQKKNKTESSVRVRHRPTGLVRVATESRSQTRNREAALERVWRALEARSRKPKPRVATRPTAAARADRLEGKRRLGERKRLRRPAGTDE; encoded by the coding sequence ATGGCGCTCCCGGAACACCTGCTCAGGCTGCTCGCCCAGTGCGACGTCGAGGCGTACCGCTCCTCGGGTCCGGGCGGGCAGAAGAAGAACAAGACCGAGTCGAGCGTGCGTGTCCGGCACCGGCCCACGGGGCTCGTGCGCGTGGCGACGGAGAGCCGCTCGCAGACCCGCAACCGCGAAGCAGCGCTCGAACGCGTCTGGCGGGCGCTCGAAGCCCGCAGCCGCAAGCCAAAGCCGCGCGTGGCCACACGGCCGACCGCGGCCGCCCGCGCGGACCGGCTCGAGGGCAAGCGCCGGCTGGGAGAGCGCAAGCGGCTCCGCCGCCCGGCCGGGACGGACGAGTGA